One window from the genome of Aricia agestis chromosome 6, ilAriAges1.1, whole genome shotgun sequence encodes:
- the LOC121728163 gene encoding bilin-binding protein-like translates to MWYEQARYDNDYEIKAHCISVNFMTDQNMYNTTEILGDIPYIFTGPMNAASNGTGVIFFHSSLFKKIEHTDEMPVAVLALDVNNYAVMYDCKYDEGTKKRHDYLWIVSRFKTYGGETKAFVDDLLDKTPFLDKSRLLWQDLSPKSCNR, encoded by the coding sequence ATGTGGTACGAACAAGCGCGGTACGACAACGACTATGAGATAAAAGCACACTGCATCTCCGTAAATTTCATGACGGATCAGAACATGTATAATACCACAGAAATCCTGGGCGACATACCATATATTTTCACCGGACCAATGAACGCCGCTTCCAACGGCACAGGTGTGATCTTCTTCCATTCATCCCTGTTCAAAAAGATAGAGCATACGGATGAGATGCCAGTCGCTGTTCTTGCCCTGGACGTGAACAATTACGCTGTGATGTATGACTGTAAATACGACGAGGGGACGAAGAAACGCCACGACTACCTCTGGATTGTGTCCCGTTTCAAAACCTACGGAGGCGAAACTAAGGCATTTGTGGATGACTTGCTCGACAAGACGCCGTTTTTAGACAAATCTAGGCTCCTTTGGCAGGACTTGTCGCCTAAATCATGTAATCGATGA